ATGGGATGAGTGGAGAAGTTATTACAACAGTTGTTGAAGATGGAATATCTTTAGAGGCTCCTCCCGTAAGGATAGCTTACCCAGATGTTCCAGTTCCGTACAGCAGAGTTTTGGAGAGATACGTCCTTCCAGACAAGGAGAAAATCATCAAAGCTGTGAAGAGCATAATGTGACTTAACATCGGAGGGGAGAGAATGGAAATTGAAGTCAAAGTTCCAATAGTTAGTCAGGAGGATAAAAAAGGTGTGGTAAACCAGTGGTATAAGAAGGATGGAGATGTCGTAGAAGAAGGCGAGGAAATAGCTGAAGTTATGATAGAGAAAGTTGTCGTTATAGTGAAGGCTCCAGCAAGTGGAAAGCTTAAAATACTCGTCCCCGAAAACGAGGAAGTATCGCAGGGGCAGGTAATAGCACTTGTGGAGACCTCTTGAAGTTTGTTCTTTACTTCATGTTTTTATTTACTTTCTATTTTTATGTCTAGTAAATTCATAAGTTTGCAGTTTTTAAACCTATTGTTTAATATGTTAATCTAAAATTTTAACTAATTCGGGATTTATACTATAATTGTAGGATGGGATATGAAAGTGGAAGTTGTAATGCCGAAATTGGGGCTTACTATGGAAACGGGAGTTATAAGAGAATGGCTTAAGAAATTAGGTGACCGCGTGGAAGAAGGTGAAGTTATTGCTATAGTGGAGAGTGAAAAGTTAACTGGGGAGATTAAGGCCCCTGTGGCAGGTATATTGGCTGAGGTTCTCTATGAAGAGGGGGATGAAGTCCCCGTGGGAGAAGTCGTGGCATATTTGGAGGTGTCTGAAAAATGAAAAAACTTGTTGCCTTAATTTTAGTTGGGGTTTTGATTTTAGCGGCAAGTGGATGTATAGGGGGAAAAACACCAACGTCTACTCCAACTACTACCCCCT
This region of Thermococcus sp. MV5 genomic DNA includes:
- a CDS encoding lipoyl domain-containing protein, whose translation is MEIEVKVPIVSQEDKKGVVNQWYKKDGDVVEEGEEIAEVMIEKVVVIVKAPASGKLKILVPENEEVSQGQVIALVETS
- a CDS encoding biotin/lipoyl-containing protein, whose product is MPKLGLTMETGVIREWLKKLGDRVEEGEVIAIVESEKLTGEIKAPVAGILAEVLYEEGDEVPVGEVVAYLEVSEK